One Microvirgula aerodenitrificans DSM 15089 DNA segment encodes these proteins:
- a CDS encoding helix-turn-helix transcriptional regulator has translation MRIIRLKEVIDSTGLARSTIYKNISEGNFPKPVPLGNRCVGWVESEVHDWILEKIRERDLS, from the coding sequence ATGAGAATCATCCGTCTAAAAGAAGTCATCGACTCAACGGGGCTGGCCCGCTCGACCATCTACAAGAACATTTCCGAAGGAAACTTCCCAAAACCTGTCCCCTTGGGCAATCGCTGTGTCGGTTGGGTGGAAAGCGAGGTCCATGACTGGATCCTAGAGAAAATCAGGGAACGTGATCTGAGCTAA
- a CDS encoding tyrosine-type recombinase/integrase, with amino-acid sequence MPLTDVGVKNAKPRDDGKVITFPDGNSLYLWVMGNGAKYWRMTYRFGGKQKTLALGVYPDTSLRQAREKRDEARKALSEGIDPSIVRRADKLAAKIAASNTFEALAREWHAKESHEWSTVHAQRVISAMEHHIFPFIGHLPIADIKPLELLDVLRKVEQADKIDTAKRLRQRCSAVFRLAILTGRCTSDPAAPLSDALKSQQATPRKALMRDEIPTFLNALSQYDGTLQTKLMMELMLLTFTRVGEMAAACWEEIDFEAAMWTIPPEHRKLPEKSKKTAPPHLVPLSPRAMEVLRELHAISSGRRHIFPNRNDPMRPMSPETLRRALHRMGFKGKADVHGFRSTASTILNETGFNPDAIERQLSHAEGNKVRAAYNRAEYMDERRRMMDWWGDFLAGQHC; translated from the coding sequence ATGCCCCTGACCGATGTAGGCGTGAAGAACGCAAAGCCGCGCGACGACGGCAAAGTCATCACCTTCCCGGACGGGAACAGCTTGTACCTGTGGGTGATGGGGAACGGCGCGAAGTACTGGCGCATGACCTACCGTTTTGGCGGCAAACAGAAGACCCTCGCACTGGGGGTCTACCCAGATACCTCACTCCGCCAGGCCAGGGAAAAGCGGGATGAGGCCAGGAAGGCGCTCTCGGAAGGCATCGACCCCAGCATCGTGCGACGAGCTGACAAGCTGGCAGCAAAGATTGCTGCCTCCAATACGTTCGAAGCCCTTGCCCGTGAGTGGCACGCCAAAGAAAGCCATGAGTGGAGCACCGTGCATGCACAGAGGGTGATAAGCGCAATGGAGCATCACATCTTCCCCTTCATTGGCCATCTCCCCATTGCAGACATCAAGCCGCTAGAACTGCTGGATGTCCTGCGCAAGGTGGAACAGGCAGACAAGATAGATACCGCCAAACGTCTGAGGCAACGCTGCTCAGCAGTGTTCCGCCTGGCCATCCTGACCGGTCGCTGCACCAGCGATCCCGCCGCCCCGCTGTCCGATGCACTCAAAAGCCAGCAGGCCACACCGCGCAAGGCACTGATGCGGGATGAGATCCCGACCTTCCTGAATGCGCTCAGTCAGTACGACGGTACCCTGCAGACAAAGCTGATGATGGAGTTGATGCTGCTCACCTTCACCCGGGTAGGTGAAATGGCTGCGGCATGCTGGGAAGAAATCGATTTTGAGGCCGCCATGTGGACGATCCCCCCGGAGCATCGCAAGCTGCCGGAGAAGTCCAAAAAAACAGCTCCTCCGCACCTGGTTCCCCTGTCTCCCCGAGCGATGGAGGTTCTGCGCGAGCTGCATGCCATCAGCAGTGGTCGTCGCCACATTTTTCCAAACCGCAATGATCCAATGCGCCCCATGTCTCCAGAAACGCTGCGCCGCGCACTGCACCGTATGGGATTCAAGGGCAAGGCAGATGTCCACGGCTTTCGTTCAACGGCATCCACCATCCTGAATGAAACTGGGTTCAACCCGGACGCGATTGAGCGTCAGTTGTCGCATGCCGAGGGCAACAAGGTCCGCGCGGCCTACAACCGCGCCGAGTATATGGATGAGCGGCGGCGGATGATGGACTGGTGGGGCGATTTTCTGGCAGGGCAGCACTGTTAG
- the ispB gene encoding octaprenyl diphosphate synthase, which yields MPNPLYRKLIADDMQAVDQVIRRRLHSDVVLIRQVADYIINAGGKRMRPAVVLLAARALGLSGDSVHEQAAMIEFIHTATLLHDDVVDESSLRRGRETANAMFGNAASVLVGDFIYTRAFQMMVATDSMRVLEVMAGATNVLAEGEVLQLLNIGNTSIDEAGYLRVIQYKTAKLFEAAGRLGAILARGTPEQEEALARYGIELGTAFQIIDDVLDYSGDADTIGKSLGDDLAEGKPTLPLIYVMRQGTPEQAAVVRQALEQANRDHFDAVLAAVQSSGALDYAREQAWAAVHRAQDAISILPDTDARQALCDLVHQAVDRTS from the coding sequence GTGCCTAACCCGTTGTATCGAAAACTGATTGCCGACGACATGCAAGCCGTCGACCAGGTCATCCGTCGTCGCCTGCATTCTGATGTAGTGCTTATCCGGCAGGTTGCCGACTACATCATCAACGCCGGCGGCAAGCGCATGCGCCCCGCCGTCGTGCTGCTGGCCGCGCGTGCGCTCGGTCTGTCCGGCGACAGTGTGCACGAGCAGGCGGCGATGATCGAATTCATCCACACCGCCACGCTGCTGCACGATGATGTCGTCGACGAATCGAGCCTGCGCCGTGGCCGCGAAACCGCCAACGCAATGTTCGGCAACGCCGCCAGCGTGCTGGTCGGCGACTTCATCTACACCCGCGCGTTCCAGATGATGGTCGCCACCGACAGCATGCGCGTGCTCGAAGTCATGGCCGGCGCCACCAACGTCCTCGCCGAGGGCGAAGTGCTGCAGCTGCTGAACATCGGCAACACCAGTATCGACGAAGCCGGCTACCTGCGCGTGATCCAGTACAAGACCGCCAAGCTGTTCGAGGCCGCCGGCCGGCTGGGCGCCATCCTCGCCCGTGGCACGCCGGAGCAGGAAGAAGCCCTGGCCCGCTACGGCATCGAGCTCGGCACCGCGTTCCAGATCATCGACGACGTGCTCGACTACTCGGGCGACGCCGACACCATCGGCAAGAGCCTCGGCGACGACCTGGCCGAGGGCAAGCCGACGCTGCCGCTGATCTACGTCATGCGCCAGGGCACGCCGGAACAGGCTGCCGTCGTGCGCCAGGCACTGGAGCAGGCGAACCGCGACCATTTCGATGCGGTGCTGGCTGCGGTACAATCCAGCGGCGCGCTCGACTATGCCCGCGAACAGGCCTGGGCCGCCGTGCACCGCGCGCAGGATGCCATTTCGATCCTGCCCGACACCGACGCCCGTCAGGCACTGTGCGATCTGGTGCATCAGGCCGTCGACCGCACCAGCTGA
- the rplU gene encoding 50S ribosomal protein L21, translated as MFAVVKTGGKQYKVAIGEKLKVEQIPADIDSQIVLDQVLMVADGEQVEVGVPLVAGATVKATVISHGRGDKIRIFKMRRRKHYQKHQGHRQNYTEIRIDEISK; from the coding sequence ATGTTCGCGGTCGTAAAAACCGGTGGCAAGCAATACAAAGTTGCCATTGGCGAAAAACTCAAAGTAGAACAGATACCGGCAGACATCGACAGCCAGATTGTACTGGACCAGGTACTGATGGTTGCTGATGGTGAGCAGGTTGAAGTCGGTGTCCCGCTGGTGGCTGGTGCCACTGTCAAGGCCACTGTGATTTCCCATGGTCGTGGCGACAAGATCCGCATCTTCAAGATGCGTCGTCGGAAACACTACCAAAAGCATCAAGGCCACCGCCAGAACTATACCGAAATTCGCATCGACGAAATTTCGAAGTAA
- the rpmA gene encoding 50S ribosomal protein L27, translating into MAHKKAGGSSRNGRDSQAKRLGTKVFGGELIPAGSIIIRQRGTRFHAGENVGCGKDHTLFAKVDGYVKFVTKGALKRKTVVVLPYTGVEEAVAA; encoded by the coding sequence ATGGCACACAAAAAAGCTGGCGGTAGTTCACGTAACGGCCGCGACTCACAGGCAAAACGCCTCGGCACCAAGGTGTTCGGCGGCGAGCTGATTCCGGCTGGTTCGATCATCATCCGTCAACGTGGCACCCGTTTCCACGCTGGCGAAAACGTCGGTTGCGGCAAGGATCACACCCTGTTCGCCAAAGTCGACGGCTATGTGAAGTTCGTGACCAAGGGCGCGCTCAAGCGCAAGACCGTCGTCGTCCTGCCGTATACCGGCGTGGAAGAAGCGGTAGCAGCCTGA
- the obgE gene encoding GTPase ObgE, with product MKFIDEAKIEVVGGRGGNGSASMRREKFVPKGGPDGGDGGRGGSVIAVADKDINTLVDYRFVKKYIARHGEGGRGADCYGKGADDIILRMPVGTVIVDQVTGELVADLTHDGQQAVLAKGGKGGLGNIHFKSSTNRAPRQTTKGEEGEERALKLELKVLADVGLLGMPNAGKSTFITAVSAARPKVADYPFTTLHPNLGVVRIDENRSFVIADIPGLIEGAAEGAGLGHRFLKHLQRTGLLLHIVDLSPFDPEVDPVAEARAIVEELRKYDEHLYNKPRWLVLNKLDMLDEADRIEKTRAFLDAYGVDFTVDKLADYDPMQPRLFTMSALTGEGTRELCYAIMTHLEHVRAAERSEEELAAAEQPYNPAA from the coding sequence ATGAAGTTTATTGACGAAGCGAAAATCGAAGTAGTCGGCGGCAGGGGCGGCAACGGCTCCGCCAGCATGCGGCGCGAAAAGTTCGTGCCCAAGGGGGGCCCGGACGGTGGCGACGGCGGTCGTGGCGGCAGCGTGATCGCTGTTGCCGACAAGGATATCAACACGCTGGTCGACTACCGCTTCGTCAAGAAGTACATCGCCCGGCATGGCGAAGGTGGCCGTGGCGCCGATTGCTACGGCAAGGGCGCGGACGACATCATCCTGCGCATGCCGGTCGGCACGGTCATTGTCGACCAGGTGACCGGCGAACTGGTCGCCGACCTGACCCACGACGGCCAGCAGGCCGTGCTGGCCAAGGGTGGCAAGGGCGGGCTGGGCAATATCCATTTCAAGAGTTCCACCAACCGCGCACCGCGTCAGACCACCAAGGGTGAAGAGGGCGAGGAGCGCGCGCTGAAGCTGGAACTGAAGGTGCTGGCCGACGTCGGCCTGCTCGGCATGCCGAACGCCGGCAAGTCGACCTTCATCACTGCCGTGTCGGCTGCGCGACCCAAGGTCGCCGATTACCCGTTCACCACCCTGCACCCGAACCTGGGCGTGGTCCGCATCGACGAGAACCGCAGCTTCGTCATCGCCGACATCCCGGGCCTGATCGAGGGTGCAGCCGAAGGCGCAGGCCTTGGTCACCGCTTTCTCAAGCACCTGCAGCGTACCGGTCTGCTGCTGCATATCGTCGACCTGTCGCCGTTCGACCCGGAAGTGGACCCGGTGGCCGAAGCGCGCGCCATTGTCGAGGAGCTGCGCAAGTACGACGAGCATCTGTACAACAAGCCGCGCTGGCTGGTGCTGAACAAGCTCGACATGCTCGACGAAGCCGACCGCATCGAAAAGACCCGGGCCTTCCTCGACGCCTATGGGGTCGACTTCACCGTCGACAAGCTGGCTGACTACGATCCGATGCAGCCGCGCCTGTTCACCATGTCGGCACTGACCGGCGAGGGGACGCGCGAACTGTGCTACGCGATCATGACCCATCTGGAACACGTGCGCGCCGCCGAACGCAGCGAGGAAGAACTCGCCGCCGCCGAGCAGCCGTACAACCCGGCCGCCTGA